Within Vigna unguiculata cultivar IT97K-499-35 chromosome 2, ASM411807v1, whole genome shotgun sequence, the genomic segment GACTCTATATCTATTGTCTTAAATcttaaattgaaaaatcaatCCCTTATTAGAGTTAGATTCAGGTGTCATTAATGTTGTGAATTACCATTGAACATCTTTCCTTGAAAGACGCATCATTTAGTTTGTCTTTAAGTTTCTAACACTTTACTACATATCATAATGTACCTGACTAAATTCATACTTTATAATTGTCATGAAAACATTTTAGCAAGTTATCAATATGTCGTTGATATAAAACATTTATCCATTTTGTTTGTGACTAATCTTTTTTGAAGTGATTTGTTTTGTAATAATTGAAGTGTATTAGTATTagtaatttgtattattttcatgGTTGTTGAAAGAGGATCACCATGTCGGAGATAAAACAACACCTTTGGTTTAGGAAGAATTTACCGAGGGAGATAATTGAGGCTGAAAGAAGAGGTTACGAGGAAACACAAAAGGACCAACCAAGCCAGAGTGTGGAAGAAATAATGCAGATCATAGAAGAAGCAAGGACAAAGATTCAAACTAGTGAGCAAACTTCGACAGGACCGTCGAACGTTGTACGTGGTGGTGAGGCTAACGAGGAAGTTGATGACCACTTTGCCAAATATCTAGTCCTTGAGTAATTTACGGTTGAGCAGAttctatataattttgtttaccaaATTTACTATGACGACTTCGTGTGTGTGAGGTATATAGGTTGGGTATGGAACAATTTGTATCACTTCCAATTGAAGTTCACACTTTCTAAAAcaccaaattgaaaaacaagTTTTGTGTAAAAATGATCTTGCTTTCATTAACGTATTTCATTTAAGTATCTTATATAACTTAgtgattattttatatattcaaataactagttattttatttcaatagaTCAAATCTAACAAAATAACCTATTTCCTTATATTACTTCAtcacaataatttatttaacataatatgaaacaaaatattacattaattagaagataaaattgaaaaagtttatatGATAACATTGAACTTTACTCAAATATCGAGTTATAACAtgaagtaaaaaaatgaaaagagaaaaaaaatgttacatacCTTAACTACAAATTTATCATAGTATACTTTAAAGATTATATTATAAGTTTATTAACTATAATCGATTCACTTATTTTCGGTTTATAATATCGAActcaatcattttaataatattcaaaactaAATGTCaaagttaataatttatatttagattgagttttttactattttttatactaatttatattcaatattgatatttactttGTACTAATTATTTTCGTCTACTAACTAAGGTGTTagaacgtttttttttttacgaattTTTCATTTTGGACCCTTGTTAAAATCCACATCTCAATTGATACAAAAGAAACCAATGATCATAACTTCATAAAGAGATGAAtccaaatatattaatttttttaagacaatTACAGAAGGATCGcatattgaataaaatattggGAGTCCGAAAAAAATATgtctcatttttgtttttaaatcgGTGTGAGACTAATAAATTTATGACTCACTCAACATTAGTAAAGTATCATCTTTTAACCacgttttctttttcatttacaaaatttaaacgtacaattttattttaaatgatagaATCTAATACTAATTGAAcgaattttatattaataaaatattttgtttataattacaatattaattaaaatgtgtggtttagttaatatattttgtttaattaatatattttaaaacatcaatataaatgtttattGGTGTATTTTGAAGATATAACAGAGACTACAtcacagaaaaataaaacaaaaaaaatctaaaatttgactgaaatatatattttttcaatttattattttaattaaaatgcatTTTCTTTGACATGTCCGAAATATACCATTCTTGTATTGTATGGCATTCAAATTAGccaattatttacaataatgaTCGTACAGCTATCGATATTATGacactacatttttttttattatcatttaatattattttttattattcactttctcttatttatagaaatataacaattattctttgttaatattattttacaaagaATAGTCAAATGATCGTTAAATCAAATGctgtcaaaaaatattttttctaacatttatttaatttattttagataataataaattcgATACTTTTTTTAGATGATTTTCAgatactaaattttttttccaaaataagtTAAATCTAATATGTCACTTTGCATGAACCCTTATTTGCTCTGTGTGAAGGATGAAAACAGAGTCAGCACTACTTCACATAGAAGTGTTTGTATGGTGCAAGTAAAagccttttttgtttttcattatttaataaattgaacaTATGGACTAAAATATTAtctctttaataaattttcaaccGTTGAATTTACCCACATGGTTCATTATTATTTGAGTTATACTATTCAACTGTCAAAAACTTAGTTACgccttaattttattatattttattatattataacaatTTGTAATAATGGAGCTCAATTATTTCACCACtttctgtttttctttaatgtttgGTATCAGCATCGAATCGAAATCATCCCAAACAAACGAGACAACACGTTCTTGTAACATTGTCAAAGACTCATTTGGGACCAAAAAGAAAATGGACAAAATGCCATCGATCTGAACTCTGAACCCAGAGCGTCCAATTCAAAACTCTTTCCACCATTTCTTCCATTCCAAGCTTTTGAATCACCACGACGTGGCATGACCCTTCTCTCTTCCATTTCATTTGCACTGTCACTGTTGTTTCCCACTTTCATTTCAAGGTCAACGGTGCTGGTCTTGGTATTTTCCTGACTCAATTGCTTACAAGTTTATCCTTTTCCTGCTAAACTCTCCAATGGGTCGGAGGAACAATGGACTAAACTCTGTTCTCGCTCACCGTTTGATACTCCTCTTCGTGTGTTTGGCCTCGGGCGGTTTGGTCTACGCGCTTCTCTCTGCGGTGCTCGCAAACGCCAGAAGCAGAGTTTCAGACTTTGGGAGGTTGGTTGAAGAGGGTATGGCGGCGCAGAACGAGGGAGGGTGCTGTAGGGGGATTGAAAATTTGGAGCTTTGGGGTGCAGCTGTGAAGTGGGGTTCTGAGTTTAAGTTCAACAATTCCGAAGGATGCTGCAACGCATGCAAATCAATGTGTTCAGGAAAAGATGGACCTTGTCTCTGTGATACTTGGGTCTTTTGTGGGGATCGTAAGGCCTGTGGATCCAAGTTCGGTGAGGTAAGTTACGTGGTGTGTGATTAGATAACATTCTCTGTAAACTTTTTCTGGGAGAAggagatgaaaagaaaagaaaatcctTTTTTCTGGTAAATTTATTTACAAGAAGTTCGTTTGCAGAGTTTTTTCGTGTTAACtgttttagaaaatgatttctAACTTAGATATAcgttaatttttagtttatgatAGATCAGGTTTGCTAATTTTGCAGTTGCCTTAGCTTATGAAGATCTCCCATTTTTGTTGATCTTTTTGGATTCATTCTTGCTGTTTAGAGTTGACTTCGAACTTTGAGTTCTATTCGGCCAAACTCCTTTATTACTATTTATGACAGAAGAAAATAACAAGTAAAACgtattgaatttttgttttaagttaAATGTCCTTGTCACCTAGAGTTGCATAGCTTTCATAGCTTTCGTAGAAGTTAGAGTGCACCACTTTCACGAGTGCATAACTTTCATATGCATAAAAAAATGGAGGGCTTCTTTGAAAGTTATTATTCTTTTGATCAAAACTTTGACACGGAACTTGGAAGTCATAGCATAATAGCATTCGATTTTGTTGGTTCAGTGTTGGTTGAAGAAACAGAAGGACAGCTTGGCACCTGAACGGCAAGAAGGAGTGCCTCCAGGGGAAGTGGTTGGTTGGACTTCTGGTCTTATCTTTGGGAAAGGAGAGGTAAGAGAGAAGTTTggtttttccatttttatctttattaaaatGTTGCTTGTTTGTCAGTTTAGCTGCAAATTCAATTTGATGAACATTGTGTTGGTGAAGTGTTTACATTGAACTGGTGTGTGATCTGATATTCTTGTTCAGATGGCTCAGAAATTCATCCTGAACCAAAAACAAATTTGTCTATAGTTTTACTAATGTGCTAACTATCTCCAAAATGCATGTTTTTCTGTTGTTTGTATCAAGTTTTTTTCCCCATTCTTTTCTACTTGAACAATTTAGTCGATTCTGTGTTGTGATGTGTACAATATGGATCTGATTGAAGTAGTTATGGAAGGTTGATTAGAGAGACAGGTTCAGGAAATGGGTAATAGATAGTGGTAGTACATTGGAAACTAGGAATGAGGAGATCCAATAGTAGCCACCTACCATGTTCACATGAGCAATTGCTATTTATGTTAGTGTGCTTTGACTACACACACTAACTTTTTGTAGAAATGTCTTACTTAACAACTGTGGTGTTAAGTAAGATAGTTATGTTATATCTCTCCCACCCCTGTTTTGATGTATCATGTATTTGGAACTTTATCAAATTCTGAGGGGTTATCTTATTTATCCTTGTTCTTTCGAATTCATCTATTCTCAGGGTATTATTGGACTGGAAACTGAACACGGAACTCTTCATATTAAAGTAAGTGCTTCTTCTCTCGACATCTAAAATACAAATGTTTTGATATTGCTGTTGCACTATTGACATGTTTGTGTAAAGTTAGTATTTGTGTATTACATATAGAAGCACAAGGGTACACTTGATGAAAAAAGAGTTCTAGTGGCAAATGGAAGCACCCTGTGTACTTCTATGTTTGTTTGATGTCCTTGTCCTGGGAACCACTAATTGTATGTCTAGTTTAAATTGCAGATCGTGAAACTGttatttgaatacaaaatgTTTATTAGAAACATGCACTAAGGAAATGCATCAATGTTGTAATTTTGTTGGTTATGATAATTCTTTATTCACTGCAGCTTTTACCTGACTGTGCTCCGCACTCTATTGCCTACATTCTGGAATTGTTGTCTTTGAACCATTGTGCTGGCTGCCAATTTTACCGTGCAGAGAGCCGAGGTCAATCATGGGATTCAGAAGGAAACCATATACAAAATGTAAGACTGATTTTCCCATCTGATGCATGATTGAATACACACACATCTGatgcaaattttgttatgaatttctGCATTAAAACCTCATTCTCAAGCATTGACAATTTCTTCTTAGTTTCTTAAAAACTATTGTTTctagtttctaaaaattaacaaaattgtgTCTTTTGAGACCCTCGCCACTTACTAGAAACTTAAAAGCACATTTATTACGTGAGAAACCGTGCCTAAAAAGCTGAACTACCCATAATGAAGAATTAAGAAGCTCATACTTCCAGAAGTGAAGCTTTGACATCCCATAATATGCGAGTTCCTATTGCACAtactttttacaatttttaaggattaaatcaGAATACATGATATTTTCAAAGACCAGAACTATATGTAACCTTAAATAAATGGTTATGGTCCTGATTTGCAGGCTGGTTTTGGTCCCCCTTATGCATTAATTCAAGGGACACTAGAAGCGCAAGGCACAGCTTTCAATAAACTTCCTATGGAAGATTGTCCAATTCTTAGAAGGGGTTCTGTTGCTTGGATTGCTTCTGGTCCTGAATTCTTCATTAGCCTTGCTGATCATTCAGAGTGGAAACATGAATACACTGTATTTGGTTCTGTTCTTCCAGAAGACATGCATATTGCAGAGAAAATCTCTGCACTCCCCACAATAGCTGATGTGTGGAACAATGTCAACGTGACGGTTTTGGAAAAACCTGTTCCTCTGTTGGTTCGTAGAATCCAGAAAAGCCACGTAGATGAAATTTGAAACCCGCTGAGCAACCATGTAGATTGCAATTCTTTTTTGTTCCAAAGCTTATAGTTAACTTTTGTTCTGTCTAGACTTTTTCTTCATCTTATCATTATTACTCCTTTTTTGCATCTTTGTTCGCTGTAATTTAAGgtgatgaaattttaatttgagaaaGGCTGTAAAAGAGGGAATACAATACAAAGCTTTTATGTAGCTGGAAGAAATCTTAGGAAGAACAATGATGATATCCGAAACATTTTTTGCGACTATGTTAAACGATAATTGCACACATActgtttcaaattttaattttttcgaCTGTTGTTCATATTGCAGCTCACTACACCTCATTTTCTGGTTCATTGGTTCATGGCAGGAACTAAGATAATTTGAGAGAAGATGTGCAAGAGTCTGAgacgaaaaataaaatatctactGAAAAGATGGGATGTGATTACATGTAGCTTACATACTTGTAGGAAGAGATAGATAATCCTTAGATACAATATATGTGATAGTGAGAACTGAGAAGAATTGATTTCAATATTTTACCAAAACTATGCTAACCCAATTCAATTTACAGTTCTTGTCTAAAATTACAACAATAGTAGCCATGAGCAAAAACATTGATCATTGGCCCCCAAAAAATCAGCATAGGGCTATAGAGAAGCCCTTATAACTC encodes:
- the LOC114173477 gene encoding uncharacterized protein LOC114173477, whose product is MGRRNNGLNSVLAHRLILLFVCLASGGLVYALLSAVLANARSRVSDFGRLVEEGMAAQNEGGCCRGIENLELWGAAVKWGSEFKFNNSEGCCNACKSMCSGKDGPCLCDTWVFCGDRKACGSKFGECWLKKQKDSLAPERQEGVPPGEVVGWTSGLIFGKGEGIIGLETEHGTLHIKLLPDCAPHSIAYILELLSLNHCAGCQFYRAESRGQSWDSEGNHIQNAGFGPPYALIQGTLEAQGTAFNKLPMEDCPILRRGSVAWIASGPEFFISLADHSEWKHEYTVFGSVLPEDMHIAEKISALPTIADVWNNVNVTVLEKPVPLLVRRIQKSHVDEI